One window from the genome of Caloenas nicobarica isolate bCalNic1 chromosome 21, bCalNic1.hap1, whole genome shotgun sequence encodes:
- the NGF gene encoding beta-nerve growth factor, with translation MSMLYYTLTVAFLIGTQAAPKSEDDAPLEYPAEPSLLNPHGGDGHHAPQAAPQTSHGHSTWTIGRTEALNITVDPKFFKRRRFRSPRVLFSTQPPPVSGHNAGFLSGAGSLNRTARTKRTAHPVLHRGEFSVCDSVSMWVGDKTTATDIKGKEVTVLGEVNINNNVFKQYFFETKCREPKPVSSGCRGIDAKHWNSYCTTTHTFVKALTMEGKQAAWRFIRIDTACVCVLSRKSGRP, from the coding sequence ATGTCCATGCTGTACTACACTCTGACTGTAGCTTTTTTGATCGGCACACAGGCAGCTCCAAAGTCAGAGGACGATGCTCCACTGGAGTATCCCGCAGAACCCTCCCTGCTCAATCCCCACGGCGGCGACGGACACCACGCTCCCCAGGCAGCTCCGCAGACATCCCACGGCCACTCCACGTGGACGATAGGTAGAACAGAAGCTCTCAATATCACCGTGGACCCCAAGTTTTTCAAGAGGCGGCGTTTCCGCTCCCCTCGGGTGCTGTTCAGCACGCAGCCTCCCCCGGTGTCGGGACACAACGCGGGGTTTCTCAGCGGCGCGGGTTCCCTCAACAGGACTGCCAGGACCAAGAGGACCGCGCACCCCGTGTTGCACCGGGGAGAGTTCTCGGTGTGCGACAGCGTCAGCATGTGGGTTGGGGACAAAACCACAGCCACCGACATCAAAGGCAAAGAGGTGACGGTGTTGGGAGAGGTCAACATCAACAACAACGTTTTCAAGCAGTACTTTTTCGAGACCAAGTGCAGGGAGCCTAAGCCGGTGTCCAGCGGGTGCCGGGGGATCGACGCAAAGCACTGGAACTCGTACTGCACCACCACGCACACCTTCGTCAAGGCGCTGACCATGGAGGGCAAGCAGGCGGCCTGGAGGTTCATCCGAATCGACACGGCCTGCGTGTGCGTGCTCAGCAGGAAATCGGGGAGACCCTGA